GCCACGCGGGCATCTCGTAGGGCTGGCCCGAGCTGCCGTACTGGTTCTGCAGCAGCCCCTGGATCATCAGCGCGAGCCCGAAGGTGAGCAGCAGCCCGTAGATGGGATCCATCCCGCCCAGGCGCTTGAGCATCGTGCGCTCCACCAGCGCCCCGACGAGCCCCACCGCGAGCGGCGCGAGCACCAGCGCGCCCAGGTAGCCCACCCCCGCGAGGGTGAGCAGGAACCAGGCCGCGAACGCGCCCAGGGTGTAGAACGCGCCGTGGGCGAAGTTCACCACCTGGAGCAGGCCGAAGATGATGGCCAGCCCCAGGCTGAGCAGCGCGTAGAACGAGCCGTTGATGAGCCCCACCAGGAGCTGGCCGAGCAGCGCCTGCACGGGGACGCCGAAGACGGTGGACATGGCGCGCGCTCGCTACTTCTTCACCAGCGGGCACTCGCTCTGGGCGAGCGGCTTGAAGGCCTGCTCCGCGGGGATCGTGCGCACCAGCTTGTAGTAGTCCCAGGGCTTCTTGGACTCGCCGGGCGCCTTCACCTCGTAGAGGGACATGGGGTGCAGCTTGCGGCCATCCGCGCGGATGCTGCCCTTGCCGAACAGCGGATCCTCGGTGGGCAGCTCCTTCATCCGCGCCACCACCGCCCGGCCATCCCCGTCCGCGCCGAGCGCCTGCACCGCCTTGAGGTAGTGCAGCACGGACGCGTAGACGCCCGCGTGCCCCATGTCGGGCACCCGGCCCCCGTTACGCTCGGCGAAGCGCTTGGAGAAGGCGCGCGTCTGCTCGTTCGTGTCCCAGTAGAAGGGACTCGTCAGCCGCAGCCCCTGGGCGGTGGCCAGCCCGAGCGCGTGCACGTCGGAGATGAACACCAGGAGCCCCGCGAGCTTCTGTCCGCCCTCGGTGATGCCGAACTCGCGCGCCGCCTTGATGGCGTTGATGGTGTCCCCACCCGCGTTGGCGAGGCCGATCACCTTCGCCCCGCTGGACTGCGCCTGGAGCAGGAAGGAGGAGAAGTCCGCGGTGTTGAGCGGGTGGCGCACCGAGCCGAGCACCTTGCCGCCGCTCGCCTTGACCACGTCCGACACGTCCTTCTCCAGCGACTGGCCGAAGGTGTAGTCCACCGTGAGGAAGAACCAGGTGTCGCCGCCGCTGGCCACCACGGCGCTGCCGGTGCCGTGCGCCAGCGCGTAGGTGTCGTAGGTCCAGTGGATGGTGTTGGGCGAGCACGCCTTGCCCGTCAGCTCCACGGTGCCCGCGCCGGAGTCGAGCAGCACCTTGTTCTTGCCCTTGACGATCTCGCTGACGGCGAGCGCCACCGAGGACGTGGGCACGTCGACGATCACGTCCACCTTGTCCACGTCGAACCACTGGCGCGCGAGGTTCGCGCCGATGTCCGGCTTGTTCTGGTGGTCCGCGGCGACCACTTCCACCGGCGTGCCGTTCACCTTGCCGCCAAAGTCCTCCACCGCCATCCGCGCGGCGAGCACCGAGCTCTGGCCGCTCATGTCCGCGTACAGGCCGGACTGATCATTGAGCACGCCAATCTTGATGACCTTGTCGGTCATGCCCGCGCCGGGCGCGGGGGCGGGCGTGGGCGCCTTGGCCGGAGCGGGGCCGGAGCGGGCGTCTTGGCCGGGGCGGACGGCTTGGGCTGGGCCAGGGTGGGAGGGGACAGCGTGGCGGCCAGCAGGCTCGCGAGCGCCACCAGCTTCGAGGTGCGGAAGGGACTCATCGGGTGCTCCAGGTCGGGGAAAAGGGCGGGGGGGTTCAGGCCCCGAGGTAGCTCTCGAGCCGGCCGCGGCTGGACTCGAGCTCGGCGCCGGAGATGCGGTCGATGACGCGCCCGTGCTCCATCACGAAGTGCTCGTCCGCGAGGGCACTGGCGAAGCGCAGGTTCTGCTCGACGAGCAGGATCGTGAAGCCCTCCTGCTTGAGCCGGCGGAGGATGTCGCCGATCTGCTGGACGATGACGGGGGCGAGGCCCTCGGTGGGCTCGTCGAGCAGGAGCAGCCGGGCCCCGGTGCGCAGGAGGCGGCCCAGGGCGAGCATCTGCTGCTCGCCGCCGGACAGCCGGGTGCCCGGACTGCGCAGCCGCTCGCGCAGGTTGGGAAAGAGCGCGAGCACGGCGTCGCGGGACAGTCCGCCCGGGCGCACCACGGGCGGCAACATCAGGTTCTCCTCCACGTCGAGGCTCGCGAAGATGCCGCGCTCCTCGGGGCACAGGGCCATGCCCAGCCGGGCGATGCGGTGCGAGGCGAGCCGGATCGTCTCCTGGCCCTCGAGCCGCACCGAGCCCTCGCGCCGGGGCACCATACCCATCAGCGCGCGCAGCGTGGTCGTCTTGCCCGCGCCGTTGCGCCCGAGCAGCGTGACGAGCCGGCCCGGACGCAGCTCCAGGTCCACGCCGTGGAGGATGTGCGACTCGCCGTACCAGGCGTTCAGCCCGGAGACGGTGAGCAGGGGCGCGGAGGACGGGGCCTCAGACATGCTCGGCCCCCAGGTAGGCCCGCACCACCTCGGGGTGGCGGGACACGGTGGCGTAGTCGCCCTCGGCGAGCACCTCCCCGCGTGCGAGCACGGTGATGGTGTGACACAGGCGGGCCACCACGCCCAGGTTGTGCTCCACCATCAGCACCGTGCGCTGGGCGGCGACCTTCTGGATGAGCGAGGCGATGCGGTCCACGTCCTCGTGGCCCATGCCGGCGGTGGGCTCGTCGAGCAGCAGCAGCTCCGGCTCCAGCGCCAGGGTGGTGGCGAGCTCGAGCGCGCGCTTGCGCCCGTAGGACAGCTCCACCGCGAGCAGGTCCTCGTGGCCCGCGAGGCCCACCGCGTCGAGCAGCTCGCGCGCGCGGGCGTCGTAGGCACCCAGCACCCGCTCCGAGCGCCAGAAGTCGAATGACGCGCCGCGCTGCCGCTGGAGCGCCACGCGCACGTTCTCCAGCACGCTCAGGTGGGGGAAGGTGGCGGAGATCTGGAAGGAGCGCACGAGCCCCCGCCGGGCCACGGCCGCGGGCCTGGCGTGGGTGATGTCCCGGCCCTGGAAGAAGATGCTCCCCCGCGAGGACGGCAGGAAGCGGGTCAGCAGGTTGAAGCACGTCGTCTTGCCCGCTCCGTTGGGGCCAATGAGCGCGTGGATGGTGCCCCGGCGCACGCGCAGGTCCACGCCCTTGACCGCGACGAAGCCCGCGAACTCCTTGGTCAGTCCCCGCGTCTCGAGCAGTACCTCATCGGCCATGACGTCCCTCGGCCGGGAATATGAATGGGGATGTCGTCTCCAGGCAAGCAGGGCGTGCGGCCCGGCGGCCCGTGCCGGGTCAGAAGTAGTAGCCCGTGTTGATGTTGAAGCGTGTCTCCCAGGGGGCGGTGGGTGAGCCCTCCACCAGCGCGTCGTTGTAGTTCGTGCCGAGCCAGGGGTGGTTCTTGCCCGTGGCCAGGTCGATGTATGTGAAGACGGGGCCCGTGTGGATGAGTGCGCCGACCGTGTTCTGGTACACGGGGGCGTACCCGGCCTTCACCTTCTTGAGCATGCTGAAGTCGTCGTAGAAGAAGATGCGCGAGAGGATGCCCCAGTTGATGGGCAGTCCGTAGGACACGCCCGCCGCCACGAGCGTGCCCGCGCTGGCCACCTTGTAGGGCGCGTCGTAGGCGCCCATCGTCACGAAGCCGTTGTCCGAGCCCTCGGGGTTGGCGGGCCGGAAGACATAGTGAATCGCCTCGAGCTTCACGTTCCAGGGGCCATGGTTGCCCTCCAGGTGCGCGGCGGCGGCCCAACGCAGACCCGAGCGGCCGGTGACGGCGTTGTACAACTGGCCCGCCTGGGCGGAGAGGCCCAGCTCGGTGGTGGAGGACTGCCCGTGAGTGAAGAGGTAGGCCACCCGGGCGTTGAGCTGGTTCGTCTCCGAGTTGGCCTGATCCACGCCCAGGGAAGCCTCGGTGGGGTTGGCCGAGCGGACCGGCACGACATCGTAGGAGTAGCGCGTGCTGGCCGTGCTGCGGCCGAAGTAGTTGCCCTCGTCGTTCTTGTAGAAGGCGAACTGCAGGTTCCAGGGCCCGTCGGTGTGGAGGAGCTTGAGCCCCAGGTCATGGTCGTCCTCGAAGCCCAGGTAGTAGGGCAGGGCGAAGAACCAGTTGTGCGACGCGAAGGGCAGCAGACCGAAGGGCGCGCGGTGCACTCCGGCCTGCAGCTGGGTCTTCTCGGAGAAGGCGTAGGTGAGGTAGCCGTGGTGCAGCAACGAGTAGCCCGCGTAGAAACGGTAATCCGCCGAGAGCTGGAGTTTGGACAGACGGCCGTTGGCGGTGACCTGGAACATGTCGAAGACCACGTCACCCAGGCGCCGGCGGTTGGCTTCCTGCCCCTCCCACCCCTTGATGAAGTAGCTGAAGCGCAACGAGCCTCCCACGCGGAACCCATCTGGATCCGGCACCTCCTGGGCAAGCGCCTCCCCATGCAGCATCCCCCCCAGCGCGGCAACGACGGCGGGCGAAACGAGACGACGAATGAGAGGCGGCAATGCAAGCTCCTGGTCCGTGTGCAGGACACCGCGAGGTATGCCCAGACGGGAATGATGGGCACGAGGCCCGGGGGAATGCTGGATGCAGATGGGCAGACAGTCTTCAACCCCTGTATGCCTTTCCCCTGACGCCAGTGTTCCACAGGCGCGCCTGTCCCGGCGGGTGGTGGACTTCTAGCACGGTTGCCAATGCGTCCGCTATAACGGATATTCCTCCGCCACGTTTCCATGAACCCCCGCGCTGCTCCTCGCGAGCGAGTTCCGGGTCACATCTCCGGCGCGGTCACCTGGCTCCTCGAGAGCAACATCCTGCTCGCCCAGGGGAAGGCTGCGGAGGCCCGCGGGGTGGCGGCGCTCGGTGTGCGCGAGTTGGAGGAGACACGTGGCCTGGGCACCTACGCGGTGGCCATGCGCCTGGGTTGCCGGTGAAGCTATCTACTTCTCTCGTCCTTCAGGCTTCCACGCCTGTCCGGCATCGTTGCCCTGGTGCGACTCACCACCGGGTGGCTTCATCAATTGAGCTGGCTTGCACTCCTGTTGCTCCTCACGGGATGCGCTGCGCGGTTTCCCTCCACGGCTCCCCGGTGGTACGGGCAGAGCAGTTCTCGGACCGTCGACATCGACGTCGAGGCGGCCACGCCTCGTCAGGCGGAGGCGCTGCGACGCGGCGGCATCCAACTGCCTCGGGTCTCCGAGCGGACCGCTGACCCCCGCGAGCATCGTGATTTCATCGATCTCCGAGTCACGGCTGTGGGCTTTGGCCTCACCGAGGGTGGCTATCTCCTCTACTGCGAGGGGTTACCGCTGCCCGTCCTCATCCCGGAGTCCCAGGTCGACCTGGGAGTGACGAGCGCCGAGCCGCTTCATGCCTCCATCTACCCGGACCGGGACACCGCCCTGGCGGATCTGGCGGTCAGCGCCTCGGAGGCAGGACAGCCGAGGTATGCGTGGTACCGGGGAGCG
Above is a window of Cystobacter fuscus DNA encoding:
- a CDS encoding ABC transporter substrate-binding protein, whose product is MTDKVIKIGVLNDQSGLYADMSGQSSVLAARMAVEDFGGKVNGTPVEVVAADHQNKPDIGANLARQWFDVDKVDVIVDVPTSSVALAVSEIVKGKNKVLLDSGAGTVELTGKACSPNTIHWTYDTYALAHGTGSAVVASGGDTWFFLTVDYTFGQSLEKDVSDVVKASGGKVLGSVRHPLNTADFSSFLLQAQSSGAKVIGLANAGGDTINAIKAAREFGITEGGQKLAGLLVFISDVHALGLATAQGLRLTSPFYWDTNEQTRAFSKRFAERNGGRVPDMGHAGVYASVLHYLKAVQALGADGDGRAVVARMKELPTEDPLFGKGSIRADGRKLHPMSLYEVKAPGESKKPWDYYKLVRTIPAEQAFKPLAQSECPLVKK
- a CDS encoding ABC transporter ATP-binding protein, producing the protein MSEAPSSAPLLTVSGLNAWYGESHILHGVDLELRPGRLVTLLGRNGAGKTTTLRALMGMVPRREGSVRLEGQETIRLASHRIARLGMALCPEERGIFASLDVEENLMLPPVVRPGGLSRDAVLALFPNLRERLRSPGTRLSGGEQQMLALGRLLRTGARLLLLDEPTEGLAPVIVQQIGDILRRLKQEGFTILLVEQNLRFASALADEHFVMEHGRVIDRISGAELESSRGRLESYLGA
- a CDS encoding ABC transporter ATP-binding protein, which translates into the protein MADEVLLETRGLTKEFAGFVAVKGVDLRVRRGTIHALIGPNGAGKTTCFNLLTRFLPSSRGSIFFQGRDITHARPAAVARRGLVRSFQISATFPHLSVLENVRVALQRQRGASFDFWRSERVLGAYDARARELLDAVGLAGHEDLLAVELSYGRKRALELATTLALEPELLLLDEPTAGMGHEDVDRIASLIQKVAAQRTVLMVEHNLGVVARLCHTITVLARGEVLAEGDYATVSRHPEVVRAYLGAEHV